The Sphaerisporangium siamense genome includes the window AGCGCTCACGCGAGCGCATCCTCGCCGCGCGTGAGGAGGAGCGCCGCCGCCTGCGCCGCGACCTGCACGACGGCCTCGGCCAGGCCCTCGGCGACATGTCCATGTCGGTCACGGTCGCCAGGAAGCTGCTGCGCGACTCGCCGGAGTCGGCCGAGCCGCTGCTCGCCCGGCTGCGCGGCGGCATGGACCGGATCACCCAGGAGATCCGCGAGCTGGTCTACGGCCTGCGCCCGCCCGCGCTGGACGACCTCGGCCTCGCCCTGGCCGTCGGACGCCTGGCCGAGCCGGACGCGCGGGTGGAGGCGCGCGGCGACCTGGGCGGGCTGCCCGCGGCGGTCGAGGTGGCGGCCTACCGGATCGCGCAGGAGGCGCTGACCAACGCCCGCCGCCACGCCCGGGCCTCCTCGATCCTGGTGGAGCTGTCCCGCTCCCCCGAGGCGCTGTGCCTGCGCGTCCGCGACGACGGCGCCGGGCTCGCGCCGGACGCGCGCGGGGGCGTGGGGCTGGCGTCCATGCGCGAGCGCGCGGCCGAGCTGGGCGGGACCTGCGCGGTCACCTCCGCGCCCGGCGAGGGGACCGTGGTCGAGGTCGTGCTCCCCGTGTCGGAGGACTCGGCTCCCGCCCCCGAGTCCGGCGGACCAGCGGGGCCGCCGCCGGAGACGCCTCCGCGCCCGGAGACGTTCCTCCAGGCTGCGGGGCTGGAGGCCCTCGGCCGGGCGTGACCCGGACGGCCGGGGCGACCCGACACGGCTCAATGGACGAAATATCGCTTCTTGTCGGCCCATAATTCGGTGATGCCGGAAACCACGCGAACGGTACCGGCCCAGGGAAAGGTGCACGGAATGGTCAGGATCACGGCGGCGCGCGCGGTGGCCGTCGTCACGGCGGTGGCGTCCCCTTTCATGGTCATCGCCGGGCTGATCATCTACATCAGGCTCCCGGGGGCATGGCGGCCCGACGTCCCGGCCAACCCCGACTTCGCCGCCGGGCTCACGATCCCCCCGGTCGGCGCGTTCCTCGTCTTCCACCGGCCCCGGCTGATCATGGCGTGGCTGATGTGCGGCGGCGGGTTCGGCGCGGCGATGGACCAGTTCTTCGGCATGATGACCCTCCGCCTGGCCGCCGACGGCGACCTGATACTCGCCGGGTACATCCGCTACCTCTCCCTCGTCGGATGGTTCGCGGCCGGTTTCTGCCTGGCGGTCCTGCTGCCGCTCCTCTCCCCCGACGGACGGCTGCCCTCACGCCGCTGGCGGGCGGTCGTGGCCCTCGGCCTCCTCGCCACCGGCCTGGAGTTGTTCCGCGCGTTCACCAGGCCCGCGCCGATCAACACCCGGCGACCGGCCCTGGTGGCCAACCCCCTCGCCATCGAGGCGCTGCGGCCATACCAGGAACTGATCAGCCAGATCGCCTGGATCGGCATCTTCGGCGCGGTCGTGCTGGCGCTGCTCTCGCTGGTCGTGCGCTTCCGGCGCGCCGACCCGGTCACCCGGCGTCAGATCGCCTGGCCCCTCGTCGCGCTCACCGGGTACGTGGTCTTCCTGCTGATGGGCGAGCGGGCCTGGTTCCTCGCCGTGCTGTGGGCCGCGCTCATACCCGTCGCGATCGCGTTCTCCGTGATGCGCTACCGCCTGTACGGCATCGACACGATCGTCAGCCGCGCCGTCGTCGCCGGTGGCATCATCGCCGTGGTCAGCGGCATCTACTTCGGGGCCGGCGGGCTCGCCGGGCTCGTGGTGTCCGGACGCCACCAGATCGGCGGGCTGGTCGCCGCCCTGTTCGCGGGCGCGTTCTTCCAGCCGCTGCGCCGGACCTTCCAGCGCCTCGTGGACCGGGCGATGTACGGCCGGGTCGGCGATCCGCGGCTGCTGGCCGACCGGCTCACCCAGGAGGTGAGCAGCGCCGACCCCGCCAACGCGCTGTCCTCGGTCGTCGCCGTCCTGCGCGACGGCCTCGCCGTCCAGGGCGCCGCGGTCGAGGTCGTGGGCGGCAGGCCCGCGTACGTCGAGAGCGGCCACGTCGGCGACGCGCCGCGGCGGATCCCGCTGGTCTGGCACGGCGAGACCGTCGGCCGCCTGCTGCTCGGGCCGCCGGGACCGCGCCGCTTCGCCGCCGCGCACGACGAACGGGTGATCGGCACGCTCGCCCCGTACGCCGCCGACGTGGCGCACGCCGTCCGCATGGCCGCCGACCTGCAACGCTCCCGCCACCAGATCCTCAGCGCCCGCGAGGAGGAGCGCCGCCGCCTGCGCCGCGACCTGCACGACGGGCTCGGGCAGACCCTGTCCACGATGGCGATGACGATCAACATGGCCCGCAGCAGCCTGAGGAAGTCCCCCGACTCGGCCGACACGCTTCTTCGGGACCTGCGCACCGGCATGGACGCGGTGTCCGGCGACATCCGCCAGCTCGTCTACGGCCTGCGCCCGCCCGCGCTCGACGACCTCGGCCTCGCCGGGGCCGTGCGCGCCCTGGCCGCGGAAGGGCCGCCCCCCACCCTCGTGGAGACCTTCGGCGACCTCGCCACCTTGCCCGCCGCCGTGGAGGTCGCCGCGTACCGCATCGTCCAGGAGGCCCTGACCAACGTGCGCCGGCACGCCCGCGCCGCGGGCGCCGTCATCACCTTGGACCGCGCCGCCGACGTCCTGCGCCTGCGCGTCCGCGACGACGGCGCCGGCCTCCCCGACCGTCTCCGCGCCGGAGTGGGCCTCCACTCCATGCGCGAACGCGCCGCCGAACTCGGCGGCACCTGCACCACCTCCCCCGCCCCCGGCGGCGGCACCGTCGTCGAAGCGGTCCTCCCCCTGTGACCGACCGCCCCGGGAGAACACGCCGAATCCTCAAGATCGGCGGCGGCCGGTCACGGTGACGTCGGGTGTCGGAACGCCTCTGCCGATCAGGACTTGCGATCTTGCTCTGGGAGGTAGGGGCTGAAATGGTCGGCGACGATGCCCGCGATCGCGGCGGCGTCGCCGGAACCGTCGACTTCGATCACGCGGATGCCGAGCCGGCGGGCGGTGCGGACGGCGTCCTCCGCGACGAGGCGATCCCGGGTGAGGCGGTTGGCCTGCGCGCGGGCCGGATCGCTGAGGCGGTGCCCGAGCGAGGCGGCGCGCGGTAGTTCTCGCAGTTGGTGCCGGCGGAACTCTGGCGTGGGCACCATGACGACCATCCGGCGCGGTGAGTCGATGATGGGGGCGACGAGTTCGGGGCGCAGTCCCCAGCCTTCGGCGATGATCGGGTGGCCTGACACGAGCGCGCGCAGGTCGTCCAGGGCCCACTCGAACCGCTCCGGGAAACCGGCCAGGGTCGCGGCGGCCATCGCTTCCGGGGTGGTGTGCACCCACACCTTGTCCGGGTCGGGCTCGGCGGCGGGCTCGCCGAGCCCGACGCGACGGGCGATCCGGCGAGCGTTGTGACCGCGGGCGTCGTGGTAGTCGTAGTTATAGACGGTGACGCCGTACTCGACGGCCAAGAGCCGGGCCACGGTCGACTTCCCGGCCCACTGTCCACCCCCGATCCACAATGCCCGGCGCAACGTACCGAAGGGATCCCGGACTTCGCCGTCCGCAAGGGAGTCATGGCCGGTCATCTGATGTCCTCCTGTGTCGTGAACGGTCTGCTCCCTGGCGGCGGGCCAACGCACCGGCTCACATCCGCGCGGCGGCCGCTCTCTCCAGTTCGTCGACGGTGCCGGACATGATCGTGCGGAGGTGCTCGGTGATGAGCTCCAGCGGCCAGTCCCACCAGGCCAGGGCCAGGAGGCGCTCGATGTCGGCGTCGCTGTGGCGGCGGCGGATGAGCCGGGCCGGGTTTCCGCCGACGATGCCGTAGTCGGGCACGTCCTCGACGACCACGGCGCCTGAGGCGACGATCGCGCCGTGGCCGATGCGGACGCCGGGCATCACCATGGACCGGTAGCCGAACCAGACGTCGTTGCCCACCACGGTGTCACCCCGTCCGGGCAGGCCGGCGATGAGGTCGAAGTGCCCGGCCCAGCCCCCGCCCATGATCGGGAAAGGGAACGTCGAGGGTCCGTCCATGCGGTGGTTGGCGCCGTTCATGATGAAGCGCACGCCCTCGCCGAGCGCGCAGAACTTTCCGATGATCAGCTTTTCCGGCCCGTAGTGGTACAGCACGTTGCGGGTCTCGAAGGCGGTCGGATCATCGGGGTCGTCGTAGTAGGAGAACTCGCCGACCTCGATCAGCGGCGAGGTGACCAGCGGCTTGAGCAGCACGACTCGGGGCTGCTCGGGCATGGGGTGCACCACGGTCGGATCGGCAGGAACGGGCATCACGAATCGTTTCCTTTCCGAAGAGATGTCGGTGGCGTTGGACCACGTCGGGCCTCGTCGCCGTGGCGCCGTGCGCCTTGGGCTGGGGCACACCGCCCTGGTGATCCGGAAGGGCGGGCTTCAGCCTGTCGGCCCTATCGGAACGGAACGTTCCGTGCGGATAATAGGATCCCAAGCTCGACTTCTGATGTCAAGTACGGAACGAACCGTACCGATAAGGTCTCAGTATGACCGGCACACCCCATCGTCGCGGCGCCGACCGGACCGAATCCATCATGCGGACCACGCTGGAGCTCGGCCAGGAGATCGGCTACGCCAGACTGAGCATCGAAGCGGTCGCCGCCCGTGCGGGCGCCAGCAAGCAGACCATCTACCGCCGATGGTCGTCCAAGGGGGCCCTCCTTCTCGACTCGCTGTTGTCGATGAACGGGCCCCGCCTGGACTATCCCGACACCGGCGACATCGTCGCCGACCTGCGCACACAGATACACGCGGCCGTCGACCTGCTGGCCAGGCCCCCCTTCGCCCCCTTGTTCAAGGCCCTGATCGGCGAGGCCCAGCATGATCCCCAAGTCGCCGCCGCACTCAACGAGCGCTTCATCACCCCGCAGGCGGACAAGACCGTCACCCGACTGAAGACGGCCCGTGACCAGGGCCAACTCTCACCCGCTTTCGACCTCGACCTGGCGATGGCGATCCTGTCCGGCCCGCTGTACTTCCAACTCCTGATCACTCAGGAACAACTGACCCACGAGTACGTCGACCGAATCCTCGACGCGCTTTTCGCCGGTATGGGCCCCCGGCCACACACTCCGACATCCCATGCCAGGCCGCCAAGCCCGTCGGTGCCTCCTGCCTGATCGTGATGCCGCGTCCGGGAAGCCAATACAGATAGACGAGAAACTTGCCGATTGACCAGCGGTTGCACGGCCGGCCGAGCTTGACGGGTCGCGCGCCGGCCTTCGGATCTGACACGGCAATGACCGCCACCACGGACTCGGCCGCGCCTGATCGCAGGGACCCCGACGTGAGACCAGTCCCGTTGGGTGCGTGCTCATAGGGGGTTGACGCTGGTCGGCCGGGACGGAGTCGTAGGGGTGGGAGGTGACGGCGGTGGGGGGCGAAGGGATGGGTGAGGGGTGGTGGGCGGAGGGTTGATGGGGGGTGGGAATCGAAGGGTGGGGGTGGGAGGGGATTGTGAGGGAAGCTCACGGATGGGCAACGGCGCGGGGTGGTGGCGTACGGGGAGGGGGGTTTGGCCCTACGCTATGCGCTGCGATGTTGAAATTTCGTGCTCTTGGGCCCTTTCAGGTACTTCATCATGATTCCGTGCTGGACCTGGGCGGGCAACGCCAGCAGGCCGTGCTGGCGCGGCTGCTGGTGGCGCGCGGGCGGTCCGTGCCCATGAGCGTGCTGATCGACGAGTTGTGGCCGGGCGATCCGCCGTCCCAGGCGCTCTCGACGATCCAGGGTTACGTCTCGCGGCTGCGCCGCGCGCTGGAGCCGGACCGGGCTCCGCGCGAGGAGGCCGCGGTGCTGGTCTCGGCTCCTCCGGGGTACGCGCTGCGCGCCGACACGGACACGGTGGACAGCTGGCTGTTCGAGAACCTGGTCCGCGCCGAGCAGGGCGGCGACGCCGCCGCGGTGCTGGACCGGATGGAGCGGGCGCTCGGGCTGTGGCGCGGCCCGGCGCTGGCCGAGTTCGCCGACCTCCCCTGGGCCGCCGCCGAGGCGATGCGCCTGGACGAGCTGCGCCTGCTCGCCATCGAGCAGCGCGCGGAGGCGGCGCTGCGGCTCGGCAGGGCCTCGGCGCTGATCCCGGACCTGGAGTCGCACGCCTCGGCGCACCCGCTGCGCGAGGAGGCGTGGCGCCTGCTGGCCCTGGCCCTGTACCGGGCGGGACGGCAGGGCGACGCGCTCGGGGCGCTGCGCCGGGCACGGGCGCTGCTGCGCGAGGAGCTGGGCCTGGACCTCGGCCCGACCCTCCAGCGGCTGGAACGTGACATCCTCTCCCAGGCGTCCCACCTGGACACTCCGGCGCCGGACGCCGCCCCCGTGGAGGCGCCGGCGCAGGAGACCTCGGTTCTCCGGGTGGTGGTGGCCGACGACCAGGCCCTCGTCCGCACCGGCCTGCGGGTGATCATGGAGAACGAGCCCGGCCTGGAGATGGTGGGCGAGGCGCAGGACGGCGAGCAGGCGATCGCGCTGATCCGGCGCGCCCGCCCGGACCTGGTGCTGATGGACATCTCCATGCCCCGGCTGGACGGCCTGGCCGCCGCCCGCCGGATCCTCTCCGACGCCGCCCCGCCGAAGGTGATCATGATGACCACCTTCGGCACCGACGAGAACCTGTACGCGGCGCTGCGGGCGGGCGTCAGCGGCTTCATCCTGAAGACCTCGCCCCCCGAGCAGCTGCTGGCCGCGATCCACGCGGCGGCGGACGGCGACGCGCTGATCGATCCCGCGGTCACCACCCGCCTGATCGCCGGGTTCGCCGGGCGCGGCGACCCGGCCGTCCCGGCGGGGCTGAAGGGCCTGTCCGACGGCGACCTCGACCTGGTC containing:
- a CDS encoding CatB-related O-acetyltransferase gives rise to the protein MPVPADPTVVHPMPEQPRVVLLKPLVTSPLIEVGEFSYYDDPDDPTAFETRNVLYHYGPEKLIIGKFCALGEGVRFIMNGANHRMDGPSTFPFPIMGGGWAGHFDLIAGLPGRGDTVVGNDVWFGYRSMVMPGVRIGHGAIVASGAVVVEDVPDYGIVGGNPARLIRRRHSDADIERLLALAWWDWPLELITEHLRTIMSGTVDELERAAAARM
- a CDS encoding TetR/AcrR family transcriptional regulator gives rise to the protein MTGTPHRRGADRTESIMRTTLELGQEIGYARLSIEAVAARAGASKQTIYRRWSSKGALLLDSLLSMNGPRLDYPDTGDIVADLRTQIHAAVDLLARPPFAPLFKALIGEAQHDPQVAAALNERFITPQADKTVTRLKTARDQGQLSPAFDLDLAMAILSGPLYFQLLITQEQLTHEYVDRILDALFAGMGPRPHTPTSHARPPSPSVPPA
- a CDS encoding BTAD domain-containing putative transcriptional regulator; its protein translation is MLDLGGQRQQAVLARLLVARGRSVPMSVLIDELWPGDPPSQALSTIQGYVSRLRRALEPDRAPREEAAVLVSAPPGYALRADTDTVDSWLFENLVRAEQGGDAAAVLDRMERALGLWRGPALAEFADLPWAAAEAMRLDELRLLAIEQRAEAALRLGRASALIPDLESHASAHPLREEAWRLLALALYRAGRQGDALGALRRARALLREELGLDLGPTLQRLERDILSQASHLDTPAPDAAPVEAPAQETSVLRVVVADDQALVRTGLRVIMENEPGLEMVGEAQDGEQAIALIRRARPDLVLMDISMPRLDGLAAARRILSDAAPPKVIMMTTFGTDENLYAALRAGVSGFILKTSPPEQLLAAIHAAADGDALIDPAVTTRLIAGFAGRGDPAVPAGLKGLSDGDLDLVKLVARGLTNQEIATTLAVPESDVGASLALILDRLALLDRAQLVILAYESGLISPGTHLGS
- a CDS encoding sensor histidine kinase produces the protein MVRITAARAVAVVTAVASPFMVIAGLIIYIRLPGAWRPDVPANPDFAAGLTIPPVGAFLVFHRPRLIMAWLMCGGGFGAAMDQFFGMMTLRLAADGDLILAGYIRYLSLVGWFAAGFCLAVLLPLLSPDGRLPSRRWRAVVALGLLATGLELFRAFTRPAPINTRRPALVANPLAIEALRPYQELISQIAWIGIFGAVVLALLSLVVRFRRADPVTRRQIAWPLVALTGYVVFLLMGERAWFLAVLWAALIPVAIAFSVMRYRLYGIDTIVSRAVVAGGIIAVVSGIYFGAGGLAGLVVSGRHQIGGLVAALFAGAFFQPLRRTFQRLVDRAMYGRVGDPRLLADRLTQEVSSADPANALSSVVAVLRDGLAVQGAAVEVVGGRPAYVESGHVGDAPRRIPLVWHGETVGRLLLGPPGPRRFAAAHDERVIGTLAPYAADVAHAVRMAADLQRSRHQILSAREEERRRLRRDLHDGLGQTLSTMAMTINMARSSLRKSPDSADTLLRDLRTGMDAVSGDIRQLVYGLRPPALDDLGLAGAVRALAAEGPPPTLVETFGDLATLPAAVEVAAYRIVQEALTNVRRHARAAGAVITLDRAADVLRLRVRDDGAGLPDRLRAGVGLHSMRERAAELGGTCTTSPAPGGGTVVEAVLPL